The following coding sequences are from one Streptomyces sp. NBC_01294 window:
- a CDS encoding ATP-binding protein, translated as MTTPANSTGAEALRPHAEDAFAHELKALAAADDRPRPTRWKLSPWAVATYLLGGTLDDGTVITPKYVGPRRIVEVAVTTLATDRALLLLGVPGTAKTWVSEHLAAAVSGDSTLLVQGTAGTPEEAIRYGWNYARLLAHGPSREALVPSPVMRAMADGMTARVEELTRIPADVQDTLITVLSEKTLPIPELGQEVQAVRGFNLIATANDRDRGVNELSSALRRRFNTVVLPLPATADAEVDIVARRVDQMGRALDLPAAPEGLEEIRRVVTVFRELRDGVTDDGRTKVKSPSGTLSTAEAISVVTGGLALAAHFGDGVLRPSDVAAGILGAVVRDPAADKVVWQEYLEAVVRERDGWKDFYRACREVTV; from the coding sequence ATGACCACGCCCGCGAACAGCACTGGCGCCGAGGCGCTGCGACCGCACGCAGAAGACGCCTTCGCACACGAACTGAAAGCCCTGGCGGCCGCCGACGACCGGCCCCGCCCGACCCGCTGGAAGCTCTCCCCGTGGGCCGTCGCCACCTACCTGCTCGGCGGCACGCTCGACGACGGCACGGTGATCACACCCAAGTACGTGGGACCGCGCCGCATCGTCGAAGTCGCCGTCACCACCCTGGCCACCGACCGCGCCCTGCTCCTGCTCGGCGTCCCCGGCACCGCCAAGACCTGGGTGTCCGAACACCTCGCCGCCGCGGTCAGCGGCGACTCCACCCTCCTCGTCCAGGGCACCGCCGGCACGCCCGAGGAAGCCATCCGCTATGGCTGGAACTACGCCCGGCTGCTCGCCCACGGACCCAGCCGCGAGGCCCTCGTCCCCAGCCCCGTCATGCGAGCCATGGCCGACGGCATGACCGCCCGCGTCGAGGAGCTCACCCGCATCCCCGCCGACGTCCAGGACACCCTCATCACCGTCCTGTCCGAGAAGACGCTCCCGATACCGGAACTCGGCCAAGAGGTGCAGGCCGTGCGCGGCTTCAACCTCATCGCCACCGCCAACGACCGCGACCGCGGGGTCAATGAGCTCTCCAGCGCGCTGCGCCGCCGCTTCAACACCGTGGTGCTGCCGCTGCCCGCCACCGCCGACGCCGAGGTCGACATCGTCGCCCGCCGCGTCGACCAGATGGGCCGCGCCCTCGACCTGCCGGCCGCGCCCGAGGGCCTGGAGGAGATCCGCCGCGTCGTCACCGTCTTCCGCGAGCTGCGCGACGGCGTCACCGACGACGGCCGGACCAAGGTGAAGTCGCCCAGCGGCACCCTGTCCACCGCCGAGGCCATCTCCGTCGTCACCGGCGGCCTGGCCCTCGCCGCCCACTTCGGGGACGGCGTACTGCGCCCCTCCGACGTGGCCGCCGGGATCCTCGGCGCGGTCGTCCGCGACCCGGCCGCCGACAAGGTGGTCTGGCAGGAGTACCTGGAGGCCGTGGTCCGCGAGCGCGACGGCTGGAAGGACTTCTACCGGGCCTGCCGGGAGGTGACGGTATGA